In Alloyangia pacifica, the following proteins share a genomic window:
- the gvpJ gene encoding gas vesicle protein, which yields MTHSSHHGQSMQPDGLADILERILDKGIVIAGDVSVSLVGIELLSIRLRLLVATVDKAKELGINWWESDPHLSAEARRLEQENAALLERVSALESRLEQLPIPGARA from the coding sequence ATGACCCATAGCAGCCATCACGGGCAGTCCATGCAGCCGGACGGGCTTGCTGACATCCTCGAGCGCATTCTCGACAAGGGCATCGTCATCGCCGGCGATGTCTCGGTCTCGCTGGTCGGCATCGAGCTGCTCTCGATCCGGCTCAGGCTGCTGGTCGCCACCGTCGACAAGGCCAAGGAACTGGGCATCAACTGGTGGGAAAGCGACCCCCACCTTTCGGCGGAGGCACGCCGCCTGGAGCAGGAGAACGCGGCCCTGCTTGAGCGGGTGAGCGCCCTCGAATCCCGGCTGGAGCAGCTGCCGATACCCGGAGCGCGCGCATGA
- a CDS encoding Hsp20/alpha crystallin family protein, with amino-acid sequence MSPRNLGTGPADDTGQEPPSDGASESAARIEALNLRLRGLIGAFAESLQRIGESLPPRSETAIAEVSRNVRLGTLADFLAASSHRDRSVPEHRIVQDATAWTLEAHLPGVPLHELRIEVHRGRLTLTSPGHQLRCSLPQDLREGALRMRFQGGWLTLEAARGGTSA; translated from the coding sequence ATGAGTCCCCGAAACCTCGGAACGGGTCCGGCGGACGATACCGGGCAGGAGCCGCCCTCGGACGGGGCCTCCGAGTCAGCCGCGCGGATCGAGGCGCTCAACCTGCGTCTGCGCGGGCTGATCGGCGCGTTTGCAGAGAGTTTGCAGAGGATCGGTGAGAGCCTGCCTCCGCGTTCCGAAACCGCCATTGCCGAGGTTTCGCGCAACGTCCGTCTCGGCACCCTCGCCGATTTCCTGGCAGCCTCCTCGCACCGAGACCGCAGCGTGCCGGAGCACCGCATCGTGCAAGACGCCACCGCCTGGACGCTCGAGGCGCATCTTCCTGGCGTCCCCCTGCACGAACTCCGCATCGAGGTCCATCGGGGCCGCCTGACCCTGACCTCGCCTGGGCACCAGCTCCGCTGCTCGCTTCCCCAAGACCTGCGGGAAGGCGCGCTCCGGATGCGCTTTCAAGGGGGCTGGCTGACGTTGGAAGCCGCGCGCGGGGGGACCTCGGCATGA
- a CDS encoding gas vesicle protein GvpG — protein sequence MGLLRKLLCVPVTAPFSGALWVTAQLAQAAEAEFYDPVRIRREIEALARAVDRGDLDEASYDAEEEVLMARLAEAARRGAP from the coding sequence ATGGGTCTCTTGCGCAAGCTTCTCTGCGTCCCGGTGACCGCGCCTTTCTCGGGCGCACTTTGGGTCACCGCGCAACTCGCGCAGGCGGCAGAGGCCGAATTCTACGACCCGGTCCGCATCCGGCGCGAGATCGAGGCGCTGGCCCGCGCGGTCGATCGCGGCGATCTCGACGAAGCAAGTTACGACGCAGAAGAAGAGGTGCTGATGGCGCGCCTGGCCGAAGCCGCGCGGCGGGGCGCACCATGA
- a CDS encoding gas vesicle protein K, producing the protein MSDPSAPHDDARDDPLADALPDMTRLRIDPERVEQDLARLVLGLMAFLRQLMELQAVRRMEAGSLTPEQEERLGTTLMRAEEALHRLAAQFGLSPEDLSLDLGALGRTI; encoded by the coding sequence ATGTCAGACCCGTCCGCCCCCCACGATGATGCCCGCGACGACCCATTGGCCGACGCGCTGCCCGACATGACAAGGCTCCGCATCGACCCCGAGCGGGTGGAGCAGGACCTGGCGCGGCTTGTCCTCGGACTGATGGCCTTCCTGCGCCAATTGATGGAGCTGCAGGCGGTCCGCCGGATGGAGGCGGGCAGCCTGACGCCCGAGCAGGAAGAGCGGCTTGGAACAACCTTGATGCGCGCGGAAGAAGCGCTGCACCGTCTGGCGGCGCAGTTCGGCCTCTCGCCCGAGGATCTCTCGCTCGACCTCGGCGCGCTGGGGCGCACGATCTGA
- a CDS encoding pyridoxamine 5'-phosphate oxidase family protein — translation MLTPDQFYTEEQRSLQARHDSLKLADAVVHAIVRDEIEEPHIPFIESRDFFFLSTVSADGEPTVSYKGGPVGAVRFLDAKTLVFPNYDGNGMFKSMGNIAAAAKVGLLFIDMETPHRIRVQGTAILSEDPELLAAFPGANLVVRVEVTGCFLNCARYIHKHVRVSESP, via the coding sequence ATGTTGACACCTGATCAATTCTACACCGAAGAGCAACGCAGCCTTCAGGCGCGCCACGACAGTCTGAAACTGGCCGACGCGGTGGTCCACGCCATCGTGCGCGATGAGATCGAAGAACCGCACATTCCCTTCATCGAAAGCCGGGATTTCTTTTTCCTCTCGACCGTCAGCGCCGATGGCGAACCGACCGTCAGCTACAAGGGCGGCCCCGTGGGCGCGGTCAGGTTTCTGGATGCCAAGACGCTCGTCTTCCCAAACTACGACGGGAACGGAATGTTCAAGTCGATGGGCAATATTGCCGCCGCCGCCAAGGTCGGACTGTTGTTCATCGACATGGAGACACCGCACCGCATCCGGGTGCAGGGCACCGCAATCCTGAGCGAAGACCCGGAGCTTCTGGCTGCCTTCCCCGGTGCCAACCTTGTGGTGCGGGTTGAAGTGACCGGCTGTTTCCTTAATTGCGCGCGCTACATCCACAAACACGTCCGCGTTTCCGAAAGCCCCTAG
- a CDS encoding chemotaxis protein CheW — MASAHANEQVITALDDVSAPAAPATVDAAEGRATRDVGAAAQHTPSEHEPRATPAEQRSPEPPSTGPASDAASAVVAMAQAELDRLPEEDGSAEAPVTHGEETERPGAERCETALPEGPGLPLSSRAESPEAPAPPRPGPSEAEPAPQPGAAAEPAKVDPRAATDGPSRRQPSEIFGLIDVGGCRLAIPAHSVREAVPFPTTLSTLAAPLPGLLGAMVLRRDTIPLVDLGMLLGLPSTLSPQERVVVILISPGTERLVGLVVDSLEGMTALEPERITRMGISGHSDLLAGARSFVRDGVVVGLLDPQRLFDLPELPYALPRDRGAAAAAGPARDTLAVLLCSYAGQGIAFPVAEIQATIPMHPLLPSPMAHAPCDGVIEHHGREIPILDSLHLLGFGGNFSRPERSASVAMRVPGGGLICVEIDRFFDITHVPRDALLALPPAISQRSDLFTGVYMHGDGTHFMVIDSAALLSEEVVVQLAGTTIAASAGTGADPAMDHGAQGADPCLIYHAAQRRMGCRLTDIVEILHLPEELLYAEVRHDAYMGCLHHRSQVIPIFSVAHVFGEFDFFEEGKACVLLFRIGPNLVGAVAEGLLEVAQCCRAGTAADKMLRKTDTGEFIPFFDVLQDLPVAAVIGGPT; from the coding sequence TTGGCTTCTGCACACGCGAATGAGCAGGTGATCACGGCTCTGGACGATGTGTCTGCGCCCGCTGCGCCTGCGACGGTCGATGCCGCCGAAGGCCGCGCGACCCGCGACGTCGGCGCAGCCGCTCAACATACGCCTTCAGAGCACGAGCCCCGTGCGACCCCGGCGGAGCAGCGGTCGCCCGAGCCGCCGTCCACCGGCCCCGCCTCGGACGCGGCGTCGGCCGTGGTCGCGATGGCGCAGGCCGAATTGGACCGCCTGCCCGAAGAGGACGGCTCCGCCGAAGCCCCGGTGACCCACGGCGAGGAGACTGAAAGGCCGGGGGCCGAACGCTGCGAGACCGCGCTCCCCGAGGGACCGGGGCTGCCGCTTTCATCCCGGGCCGAGAGTCCGGAGGCTCCTGCCCCACCGCGTCCCGGTCCGTCCGAAGCCGAGCCAGCGCCGCAACCAGGGGCGGCGGCCGAGCCGGCCAAGGTGGACCCGCGCGCCGCGACGGACGGACCGTCCAGGCGTCAGCCGAGCGAGATCTTCGGGCTCATCGACGTGGGCGGCTGCCGCCTGGCCATTCCGGCCCACAGTGTCCGCGAGGCAGTGCCCTTCCCCACGACCCTCAGCACGCTGGCGGCGCCCCTTCCGGGGCTGCTGGGGGCGATGGTGCTGCGCCGCGACACGATCCCGCTGGTCGATCTCGGGATGCTCCTCGGCCTCCCGTCGACCCTATCGCCGCAGGAACGCGTTGTGGTCATTCTCATCAGCCCCGGGACCGAGCGGCTGGTCGGGCTCGTGGTCGACAGCCTCGAGGGCATGACCGCACTCGAGCCCGAGCGGATCACCCGCATGGGAATTTCCGGGCACAGCGATCTCTTGGCCGGCGCGCGCAGCTTCGTGCGGGACGGCGTGGTGGTTGGGCTTCTCGATCCGCAGCGGCTCTTCGACCTGCCCGAGCTCCCCTACGCCTTGCCGCGCGACAGGGGCGCCGCAGCCGCGGCGGGCCCGGCGCGGGATACCCTGGCCGTTCTGCTCTGCAGCTACGCCGGCCAAGGCATTGCCTTTCCCGTGGCCGAGATCCAGGCCACCATTCCCATGCACCCCCTGTTGCCGAGCCCCATGGCCCATGCGCCCTGCGATGGCGTGATCGAACACCATGGCCGAGAAATCCCGATCCTCGACAGCCTGCATCTCTTGGGGTTCGGAGGCAACTTCTCCCGCCCCGAAAGGTCGGCCTCGGTCGCGATGCGGGTCCCTGGGGGCGGGCTGATCTGCGTCGAGATCGATCGCTTCTTCGACATCACGCATGTGCCGCGCGACGCGCTTCTCGCGCTGCCGCCGGCGATATCGCAGCGCAGTGACCTCTTCACCGGGGTCTACATGCACGGCGACGGCACGCACTTCATGGTCATCGACAGCGCGGCCCTGCTCTCGGAGGAGGTGGTGGTGCAACTCGCGGGCACGACGATCGCCGCCAGCGCCGGTACCGGCGCCGATCCCGCCATGGACCACGGTGCGCAGGGTGCGGATCCGTGCCTCATCTACCACGCGGCGCAGCGCCGGATGGGATGCCGACTGACCGACATCGTCGAGATCCTGCACCTGCCCGAAGAGCTGCTCTACGCCGAGGTCCGGCACGACGCCTACATGGGCTGCCTCCACCACCGCAGCCAGGTGATCCCGATATTTTCCGTGGCGCATGTCTTCGGTGAATTCGACTTCTTCGAAGAGGGCAAGGCCTGCGTGCTGCTCTTCCGCATCGGTCCGAACCTGGTCGGCGCGGTGGCGGAAGGACTTCTCGAAGTGGCGCAGTGCTGCCGGGCCGGAACCGCCGCCGACAAAATGCTGCGCAAGACCGACACCGGCGAGTTCATTCCCTTTTTTGATGTCCTTCAGGACCTGCCGGTCGCCGCGGTCATCGGAGGGCCGACGTGA
- a CDS encoding GvpL/GvpF family gas vesicle protein produces MRVLQLHGLISPSGPAPAPAAPPHRQLPLGPVTAIVTEGALAPTEQSALDSLLAHDRLLSCYLVQGPVMPVRFGTWFSGLRALQAALTERLDECAARLEALRGHAEYALTVEPGEAAQAVDAAPSPKTGREFLWRRKLRRDARLEASGARGLALRTLGQRAVELAAEAEPRPARAPRLSELSLLMTSAKAAHLRRPLPGWGAEHGLVARLAGPFPPYSFAHVSMETPTDV; encoded by the coding sequence ATGAGGGTGCTCCAGCTGCATGGGCTGATCAGCCCGAGCGGCCCCGCGCCCGCCCCTGCCGCACCGCCGCACCGGCAGCTTCCGCTTGGCCCGGTGACCGCGATAGTGACCGAGGGCGCCCTCGCACCGACGGAGCAATCCGCCCTCGACAGCTTGCTGGCGCATGACCGGCTGCTCTCGTGCTACCTCGTCCAGGGCCCCGTGATGCCCGTGCGCTTCGGAACCTGGTTTTCCGGTCTGCGCGCCCTGCAGGCGGCGCTGACCGAGCGTCTCGACGAATGCGCAGCCCGGCTCGAGGCGCTGCGCGGCCACGCGGAATACGCGCTGACGGTCGAGCCCGGGGAGGCGGCCCAGGCGGTCGATGCCGCGCCCTCTCCGAAGACCGGGCGGGAGTTCCTGTGGCGCCGCAAACTGCGGCGAGACGCAAGGCTCGAGGCATCCGGGGCGCGGGGCCTGGCGCTGCGCACGCTCGGCCAACGCGCGGTCGAGCTCGCCGCCGAAGCCGAGCCACGCCCGGCCCGGGCGCCTCGCCTCTCGGAGCTATCGCTGCTGATGACCTCCGCGAAGGCCGCGCATCTTCGCCGGCCTCTGCCTGGCTGGGGCGCCGAACACGGCCTGGTCGCGCGCCTCGCCGGCCCTTTCCCGCCCTACAGCTTTGCCCACGTCAGCATGGAGACGCCCACCGATGTCTGA
- the pcl gene encoding 4-coumarate--CoA ligase, which yields MIRRNDALRLCKSVIFEELQRLDPSRARRMPAALWTDETRIDEDGLGFDSLSRIDLVSAMTARFALHRSGVEDYMLLHPELGTWAQLLESHFQGAAPDLSLAFHSSGSTGTPKVVQHPLGFLVEEVEAHAARSLVERPGRVVALVPPHHIFGFLFTVLLPARLGVPVLDLASRGPGALSRELRAGDLIVGTPHIFGRVLTLLSGKPVAAHALSSTAPAPPELWTAVARAGLGALTEVFGASETGGVGHRADTDARFRLMPYLEPGNPPRRRGAAIALQDHLRWSEDGRAFTVHGRHDRSVQIAGHTVSLNAVVAALEAQPEVAHACVRQDGDRLKCYIVPCAGADAAALEERLRAEMAARHAPAARPLSYTFGPQLPRDSMGKLADWQS from the coding sequence ATGATCCGCCGCAACGATGCCCTGCGCTTGTGCAAGTCCGTAATCTTCGAGGAGCTTCAGCGGCTAGACCCGTCGCGCGCACGGCGCATGCCGGCGGCGCTCTGGACGGATGAGACGCGGATCGACGAAGACGGTCTCGGCTTCGACAGCCTCTCGAGGATCGATCTCGTGTCGGCAATGACCGCAAGGTTCGCGCTGCATCGCTCGGGGGTCGAGGATTACATGCTGCTGCATCCCGAGCTGGGAACCTGGGCGCAGCTTCTCGAGTCGCATTTTCAGGGCGCGGCGCCAGATCTGTCCCTGGCCTTCCACAGTTCCGGCAGCACTGGCACGCCCAAGGTCGTGCAGCACCCTCTGGGGTTCCTGGTCGAGGAAGTCGAGGCACATGCGGCACGCAGCCTTGTCGAAAGGCCCGGTCGGGTTGTCGCGCTGGTGCCGCCGCATCACATCTTCGGCTTTCTGTTCACCGTGCTCCTGCCCGCGCGGCTGGGGGTGCCGGTGCTCGATCTCGCCAGCAGGGGGCCTGGCGCGCTGTCCCGGGAGCTGCGGGCGGGCGATCTGATCGTCGGCACGCCGCACATCTTCGGCCGGGTGTTGACGCTGCTTTCTGGCAAGCCCGTCGCGGCCCATGCGCTGAGCTCCACCGCCCCGGCCCCGCCGGAGCTCTGGACGGCGGTCGCCCGGGCGGGTCTGGGCGCGCTGACCGAGGTCTTCGGCGCCTCCGAGACGGGGGGCGTCGGGCACCGCGCCGACACCGATGCGCGCTTCCGCCTCATGCCCTATCTCGAACCGGGCAATCCGCCACGGCGCCGGGGCGCCGCCATCGCCCTGCAGGATCACCTCCGCTGGTCGGAGGACGGACGGGCCTTCACCGTTCACGGCCGCCACGACCGGAGCGTGCAGATTGCCGGTCACACTGTCTCGTTGAACGCCGTGGTCGCGGCGTTGGAGGCGCAGCCCGAGGTCGCCCATGCCTGCGTCCGGCAGGACGGCGATCGACTCAAATGCTACATCGTGCCCTGCGCCGGAGCCGATGCCGCCGCGCTGGAGGAGCGGTTGCGCGCGGAGATGGCGGCGCGCCACGCGCCGGCCGCACGCCCGCTTAGCTACACATTCGGTCCGCAACTGCCGCGAGATTCCATGGGAAAGCTGGCCGACTGGCAGTCTTGA
- a CDS encoding carbon-nitrogen hydrolase family protein, with translation MTGPTKVAAVQAAPIFMNLDASIDKAIGLIEEAAAQGVKLIAFPETYLPGYPWYIWLDAPAMTMHNVPVYAANSITEGSPQDKQLAEAARANKIHVVMGLSWNRNGTLYIAQWHYGPDGQVISRRRKLKATHVERTVYGEGDGSDMKVYDTDIGRVGALCCWEHLHPLNKYAMFAQNEQIHIGAWPSFSVYEGGAYALGPEVNTSASRMYAVEGQCFFIAPCATVSDEMIEALCDTPVKQQLLKKGGGYARIFAPDGSPMGENLAPDEEGLVIADIDLNMIAIGKAAADPCGHYSRPDVFRLMVNNKPAPVVMAFNNEYAQPVETADSETDDALAE, from the coding sequence TCGAGGAGGCTGCCGCCCAAGGCGTCAAACTGATCGCCTTTCCGGAAACCTATCTGCCGGGCTATCCGTGGTATATCTGGCTCGACGCTCCGGCGATGACTATGCACAATGTGCCGGTATATGCGGCGAATTCTATCACCGAGGGCAGCCCGCAGGACAAACAGCTGGCCGAAGCCGCCCGGGCGAACAAGATCCACGTGGTCATGGGCCTGTCGTGGAACCGCAACGGCACGCTCTACATCGCGCAGTGGCACTACGGCCCCGACGGGCAGGTCATTTCCCGCCGGCGGAAGCTGAAAGCAACCCATGTCGAGCGCACGGTCTATGGCGAAGGCGATGGCAGCGACATGAAGGTTTATGACACCGACATTGGTCGCGTCGGCGCGCTGTGTTGCTGGGAACACCTGCATCCGCTGAACAAATACGCCATGTTCGCGCAGAACGAGCAAATCCATATCGGCGCCTGGCCAAGCTTCTCGGTCTACGAGGGCGGGGCCTATGCGCTCGGGCCGGAGGTGAACACATCCGCCAGCCGCATGTACGCGGTCGAGGGTCAGTGCTTTTTCATCGCCCCCTGCGCCACCGTCTCGGACGAGATGATCGAGGCGCTCTGCGACACGCCGGTGAAGCAGCAGCTGCTGAAGAAGGGGGGCGGCTATGCCCGCATCTTTGCCCCCGACGGCTCGCCCATGGGCGAAAACCTCGCCCCGGACGAAGAGGGTCTGGTGATCGCCGACATCGACCTCAACATGATCGCCATCGGCAAGGCCGCCGCCGATCCCTGTGGGCATTATTCGCGCCCGGACGTGTTCCGGCTGATGGTCAACAACAAGCCCGCTCCTGTCGTCATGGCCTTTAACAACGAATACGCACAGCCGGTTGAGACGGCCGACAGCGAAACCGACGACGCGCTGGCCGAGTAG
- a CDS encoding gas vesicle protein: MSDPFLISPAAAARSDTPALVDLVDRVLDRGCVIEGELWLTVADVDLLYLGLKAVLTTPERLSRSSG, translated from the coding sequence ATGTCTGATCCGTTTCTCATTTCCCCCGCCGCCGCCGCCCGCAGCGACACCCCGGCGCTGGTCGACCTCGTCGACCGGGTGCTCGACCGGGGCTGCGTCATCGAGGGCGAGCTCTGGCTGACGGTGGCCGATGTCGATCTGCTCTATCTCGGGCTCAAGGCCGTCTTGACGACACCGGAGCGTCTGTCCCGGAGCAGCGGATGA
- a CDS encoding AAA family ATPase yields MAQPECPADFRLPMQERPLFEDDEIVSLQSRAMAYLAADVPVHLRGPAGMGKTTLALRIAGRLGRPVSFLTGDRWLTREDLVGREIGRISRQTVDAYVSRVRRTETQERTDWQDAILADAMRLGHTLVYDEFTRAPPTANAVLLPVLEERVLVFHDARAGRQRLEAHPDFRMLLTSNPHEYVGVEHPPDALIDRVVTFDLDSMPAETESGIVAARTGLDRAKAAQLVTLVRSLRRILPGTPASLRTALLLGRLLAAQKVEVDARDSRFVQICVDVLRSRSVRGSGSADGFEAALKTALDGLRAGDAPASDTPMQVAS; encoded by the coding sequence ATGGCCCAGCCCGAGTGCCCCGCAGATTTCCGGCTGCCCATGCAAGAACGCCCGCTGTTCGAAGATGACGAGATCGTCTCGCTGCAGAGCCGCGCCATGGCCTATCTTGCCGCGGATGTCCCGGTGCACCTGCGCGGCCCTGCCGGCATGGGAAAGACCACCCTGGCGCTGCGCATCGCCGGCCGTCTCGGGCGACCTGTCTCCTTTCTCACCGGCGATCGCTGGCTGACGCGAGAGGATCTCGTCGGCCGCGAGATCGGTCGCATCTCGCGCCAGACCGTGGATGCCTACGTCAGCCGCGTCCGGCGTACCGAGACCCAGGAGCGGACGGACTGGCAAGACGCGATCCTGGCCGACGCCATGCGCCTGGGGCACACGCTGGTCTACGACGAGTTCACCCGTGCCCCGCCGACGGCCAATGCCGTGCTTCTGCCGGTGCTCGAGGAGCGTGTCCTTGTGTTCCACGACGCCCGCGCGGGGCGGCAGCGCCTCGAGGCGCATCCCGACTTCCGCATGCTGCTGACGTCCAATCCGCACGAATATGTCGGGGTCGAGCATCCGCCGGACGCGCTGATCGACCGGGTGGTGACCTTCGATCTCGACAGCATGCCTGCCGAGACCGAAAGCGGCATCGTCGCGGCGCGCACCGGGCTCGACAGGGCCAAGGCGGCGCAGCTGGTCACGCTTGTGCGATCCCTGCGCCGGATTTTGCCCGGCACCCCCGCCTCGCTGCGCACGGCGCTGCTGCTCGGGCGCCTCCTCGCCGCCCAGAAGGTCGAAGTCGACGCGCGAGACAGCCGTTTCGTGCAGATCTGCGTCGATGTTCTGCGCAGCCGCTCAGTGCGTGGATCGGGTTCGGCCGATGGCTTCGAAGCCGCCCTGAAGACCGCGCTGGACGGGCTGCGCGCCGGCGACGCGCCCGCCTCCGACACCCCCATGCAGGTGGCTTCATGA
- a CDS encoding GvpL/GvpF family gas vesicle protein, whose protein sequence is MMAPLAILRRDAPMPLPAGLSTEPCGALLLVRAPDMPGRGVTFGKGRRAVLQRAGHRQAQIESLLPLGPVLAIQAGTRLTPGDLSPSQAELAEWCDRLAGRIQFQLTAAWDGPAPRPPAPAWAALKSCMEERLSHLARDSIELPLGGGDTLVNRILLIDSSDADRLDTLLAEIDARCPDRLRLRLVGPSPAVSFALASLHRVSGTDVCAAAAALGLALPAPPTGAALAALAPLLPERRRQALMQGCSTEHSRLLARVCALTLPSGPVDDVPILAVRREGCAAPVGPRSLPGPSAAPRHHGTGR, encoded by the coding sequence ATGATGGCGCCGCTCGCCATCTTGCGGCGTGACGCGCCGATGCCGCTGCCGGCGGGTCTCTCGACCGAGCCCTGCGGCGCGCTCCTGCTCGTGCGCGCGCCTGACATGCCGGGTCGCGGGGTGACCTTCGGCAAGGGACGCCGCGCGGTCCTGCAGCGCGCCGGACACCGCCAGGCGCAGATCGAGTCCCTTCTGCCCCTGGGCCCGGTCCTCGCGATTCAGGCCGGAACCCGGCTCACGCCCGGCGACCTGTCTCCCTCCCAGGCGGAACTGGCCGAGTGGTGCGACCGGCTTGCCGGCCGGATCCAGTTCCAGCTGACCGCCGCCTGGGACGGTCCTGCGCCGCGCCCACCGGCGCCGGCGTGGGCCGCGCTGAAATCTTGCATGGAAGAGCGGCTGTCGCACCTGGCGCGCGACAGCATCGAGCTGCCGCTCGGCGGCGGCGATACGCTGGTCAATCGAATCCTGCTCATCGACAGCAGCGACGCAGACCGGCTCGACACGTTGCTGGCAGAGATCGACGCGCGCTGCCCGGACCGGCTGCGCCTGCGGCTCGTCGGGCCGAGCCCCGCGGTGTCCTTCGCGCTCGCGTCGCTGCATCGGGTCTCCGGTACGGATGTGTGCGCCGCGGCAGCCGCGCTTGGCCTGGCCCTTCCCGCACCACCAACCGGCGCGGCGCTCGCCGCATTGGCCCCCCTGCTCCCCGAGCGCCGCAGGCAGGCGCTCATGCAAGGCTGCAGCACCGAGCACAGCCGACTTCTGGCCCGGGTCTGTGCGCTCACCCTGCCCTCGGGGCCGGTGGACGACGTGCCGATCCTCGCCGTCAGGCGCGAGGGATGCGCCGCTCCGGTCGGGCCACGCAGCCTTCCGGGGCCGAGCGCCGCGCCACGACACCACGGGACAGGCCGATGA
- the gvpO gene encoding gas vesicle protein GvpO, translated as MTARKRPAPPAPATAPAAQTSDPGRPISLQQAMDRARAALQDITPLPVEGIASSERDPGGWRIVAEVLEAPARMGDNDLLAAYELALDPTGELTGFRRLRRYHREDREE; from the coding sequence GTGACCGCCCGCAAGAGACCCGCCCCCCCGGCCCCGGCAACGGCCCCGGCCGCGCAAACAAGTGATCCGGGCCGCCCGATCTCCCTGCAGCAGGCGATGGACAGGGCGCGCGCCGCGCTGCAGGACATCACCCCGCTGCCGGTCGAGGGCATCGCGAGTTCCGAGCGGGACCCCGGCGGATGGCGCATCGTCGCCGAGGTGCTCGAGGCACCCGCCCGCATGGGCGACAACGACCTCCTGGCTGCCTACGAACTCGCGCTTGACCCCACCGGCGAGTTGACCGGCTTTCGCCGTCTGCGCCGCTACCATCGAGAGGATCGCGAAGAATGA
- a CDS encoding GvpL/GvpF family gas vesicle protein yields MTAAYLYGLLRCDTLGARLARHPIDGAFGPVQALAMDGAVLAMTPHDGQPVPQRRRYLMAHARVLEVLMSHGPVLPFRFGHVVRDTAHLSGMLRAAKAQITRNFTRIEGHAEVGLRVEFDRTAALQATLAAAPGLARQRDALLARGGGGRLAQIELGRRVAEALEARRTVCQHALLRRLAPLARAHVLHPPEDDVQVLRAAFLLPETAVEAFSQAADQAASACDFAGAPPHLRLVHPTPPFNFVSFSLAAEPDPEVV; encoded by the coding sequence ATGACTGCGGCCTACCTCTACGGGTTGCTGCGCTGCGACACGCTCGGCGCCCGGCTGGCCCGCCATCCGATCGACGGCGCTTTCGGCCCGGTGCAGGCCCTGGCGATGGACGGTGCGGTGCTCGCAATGACGCCACACGACGGGCAGCCGGTGCCGCAACGCCGGCGCTATCTCATGGCGCATGCCCGCGTGCTCGAGGTGCTGATGTCTCACGGCCCGGTGCTGCCGTTCCGCTTCGGCCATGTGGTGCGCGACACCGCGCACCTCAGCGGGATGCTGCGCGCGGCAAAGGCGCAGATCACCCGGAACTTCACTCGGATCGAGGGCCATGCTGAGGTCGGTCTGCGGGTCGAGTTCGACCGCACCGCCGCGCTGCAGGCAACGCTCGCGGCCGCGCCGGGCCTTGCCCGGCAGCGTGACGCGCTGCTCGCGCGCGGCGGGGGCGGGCGCCTCGCCCAGATAGAGCTCGGGCGCCGGGTCGCCGAGGCGCTGGAGGCGCGGCGCACCGTCTGCCAGCACGCTTTGCTCCGGCGCCTCGCGCCCCTCGCCCGCGCTCATGTGCTCCATCCTCCCGAGGACGATGTGCAGGTGCTGCGTGCGGCCTTCCTCTTGCCTGAAACGGCGGTCGAGGCCTTTTCCCAGGCCGCGGACCAGGCCGCCTCGGCCTGTGATTTCGCCGGCGCGCCCCCGCACCTGCGCCTCGTTCATCCCACGCCGCCCTTCAACTTCGTCTCCTTCTCCCTGGCGGCGGAGCCGGACCCCGAGGTCGTCTGA
- the pyp gene encoding photoactive yellow protein — MEIIPFGSQDIDNILSREPQRAEYLPFGAVLLDRMGKIIKYNKSEGLISNRVPAEVIGMDFFNQIAPCAKGKRFHGEFIKFHRSGQVNVMFDYKFAYKGTDVNVKIHMKSQPDGQSCWLFVKRV; from the coding sequence ATGGAAATCATTCCCTTTGGCAGCCAGGACATCGACAACATCCTGAGCCGCGAGCCCCAGCGGGCCGAATACCTTCCCTTCGGCGCCGTCCTGCTTGATCGCATGGGCAAGATCATCAAGTACAACAAGTCCGAAGGCCTGATCTCCAACCGGGTTCCCGCCGAGGTGATCGGGATGGATTTCTTCAACCAGATCGCCCCCTGCGCCAAGGGCAAGCGGTTCCACGGGGAGTTCATCAAATTCCATCGCAGCGGCCAGGTGAACGTCATGTTCGACTATAAGTTCGCCTACAAGGGCACGGACGTGAACGTGAAGATCCACATGAAGTCGCAGCCGGACGGACAGTCCTGCTGGCTCTTCGTCAAAAGGGTCTGA